Proteins from a single region of Candidatus Eisenbacteria bacterium:
- a CDS encoding site-specific DNA-methyltransferase, with protein MSLISHAVRSVPTTHQLYLRDARSLGDLAPNSVHLVLTSPPYWTLKEYRRTDGQLGYVSDYDMFLAELDRVWRHCFNALVAGGRLICVVGDVCLSRRKNDGRHTVVPLHASIQEHCRRIGFDNLAPIIWYKIANAAYEVENGGAGFLGKPYEPNAVIKNDIEFILMERKPGGYRRPSLAERVLSVISTEDYQRWFQQIWTGLTGASTREHPAPYPAELAERLIRMFSFVGDTVLDPFMGTGTTNVAAARCGRHSIGCEIDEHYFAMAERRIRNETSGLFSAVEIGVHKE; from the coding sequence ATGAGTCTGATCAGTCATGCGGTGCGTTCCGTCCCGACGACCCATCAGCTGTACTTGCGGGACGCGCGCTCGCTCGGCGACCTCGCCCCCAATTCCGTTCACCTCGTCTTGACGTCGCCTCCGTACTGGACCCTCAAAGAGTACCGTCGAACGGACGGTCAGCTCGGCTATGTCTCCGACTACGACATGTTCCTCGCGGAGCTCGACCGGGTTTGGAGGCACTGCTTCAACGCTCTGGTCGCCGGTGGGCGGCTCATCTGCGTTGTCGGAGATGTTTGCCTCTCACGACGGAAGAACGACGGCCGACACACCGTGGTGCCCCTCCACGCCTCAATCCAGGAGCATTGCCGACGTATCGGTTTCGACAACCTTGCCCCGATTATCTGGTACAAGATCGCCAACGCCGCCTACGAGGTCGAGAATGGCGGAGCCGGCTTCCTCGGAAAACCCTACGAACCCAACGCAGTGATCAAGAACGACATCGAGTTCATCCTCATGGAGAGGAAGCCCGGGGGCTACCGGAGGCCGTCGCTTGCGGAGCGCGTCCTCAGCGTGATCTCCACAGAGGACTATCAGCGATGGTTTCAGCAGATCTGGACTGGATTGACAGGGGCTTCTACGCGTGAACATCCGGCACCCTATCCCGCTGAGCTGGCTGAGCGGCTGATCCGAATGTTCAGCTTCGTTGGCGATACCGTGCTTGATCCCTTCATGGGTACGGGGACTACGAACGTGGCAGCAGCGCGCTGCGGCCGTCATAGCATCGGGTGTGAAATCGATGAGCACTACTTCGCAATGGCTGAACGGCGTATCCGAAACGAGACCTCCGGGCTTTTCTCCGCGGTTGAGATCGGAGTTCACAAGGAGTAG
- a CDS encoding restriction endonuclease, which produces MAASHDDLVKGIRNAVRRFWRTRARQAGSQGAKSGDRDRGARSAVTGGAHLDGFADLIQDLIVDAGISDTAVHRRTRVELPGYYRAEKKWDLVVVIEERLLATVEFKAQVGPSFGNNYNNRTEEALGNATDYWAAFREGAFRGSPRPWLGYVMLLEDTTGSRRPVSVAEPHFPVFKEFQEASYAKRYEILLTKMVRERLYDAASLLLSPSDAQRTGAFSEPCEELTFANFAESLVARAIAYARTQR; this is translated from the coding sequence ATGGCGGCAAGTCACGACGATCTTGTGAAGGGGATCCGGAATGCTGTCCGCCGCTTCTGGCGAACTAGAGCTCGGCAGGCCGGATCCCAAGGCGCGAAGTCGGGAGATCGAGATCGGGGAGCCAGGTCCGCGGTCACAGGTGGCGCCCACCTTGATGGCTTCGCCGATTTGATCCAGGATCTCATTGTCGACGCGGGTATCAGCGACACGGCTGTGCATCGACGCACCAGGGTGGAGCTACCCGGATACTACCGAGCAGAGAAGAAATGGGATCTCGTCGTAGTGATCGAAGAGCGCCTCCTCGCAACGGTTGAATTCAAGGCCCAGGTCGGTCCATCGTTCGGAAACAACTACAACAACCGAACGGAAGAAGCGCTAGGAAACGCAACGGATTACTGGGCCGCTTTCCGAGAAGGGGCCTTTCGTGGGTCGCCAAGACCGTGGCTGGGATACGTGATGTTGCTCGAGGACACGACCGGATCCAGACGGCCGGTGTCCGTGGCCGAGCCTCATTTCCCGGTCTTCAAAGAGTTTCAGGAAGCTTCCTACGCCAAGCGGTATGAGATCCTTCTGACGAAGATGGTGCGCGAACGACTGTACGACGCGGCGAGTCTCCTTCTTTCACCGAGCGATGCGCAGCGAACCGGGGCATTCTCGGAACCATGCGAGGAGTTGACGTTCGCCAACTTCGCCGAGAGCCTCGTCGCTCGCGCGATCGCCTACGCCAGGACGCAGAGGTAA